In Sphingomonas sp. LT1P40, the following are encoded in one genomic region:
- a CDS encoding glycoside hydrolase family 130 protein, giving the protein MLDLFHHPLRLYADASRVVVRPFHIAWQSNGGVPSRTERLVRAVLEMSSAEARSQLEVVLKDFEARHWQTRRVFMTRYDEIEAQLRLDGSEIGDEKRQLIGAYFCHEYSYAAAALMNPSAVPHHDQSGMPKGSLRILMSLRAVGEGHISSVAFREGIITDHNELTLSPEPPFATAADALGDELEAPEGAVKVYRHRDSTLSGTLLFPITKAQSNGLEDMRLVHFTHDDGSSEWIGTYTAYNGSVIQSEMLRTLDWREFDLVPMTGSAARNKGMGLFPRKVNGKYMMIGRQDGENIFLIESDTMTHWDEGVKLITPKFPWELVQMGNCGPPIELDEGWLMLTHGVGAMRKYSIGAVLLDKDDPSKVIGRTSEPILAAASEDREGYVPNVVYSCGALRHGDRVFIPFGVADSSVAFAFVSIKSLLSVM; this is encoded by the coding sequence ATGCTCGACCTGTTTCATCACCCGTTGCGTCTTTATGCCGATGCGTCGCGCGTCGTGGTTCGCCCGTTTCATATCGCATGGCAGTCCAATGGCGGCGTGCCCAGCCGGACGGAGCGGCTGGTGCGGGCAGTGCTGGAAATGTCATCGGCAGAGGCGCGCTCGCAGCTGGAGGTCGTGCTGAAGGATTTCGAGGCGCGGCACTGGCAGACGCGCCGCGTGTTCATGACCCGCTATGACGAGATCGAAGCGCAGCTGAGGCTGGACGGGAGCGAGATCGGCGACGAGAAGCGCCAGCTGATCGGGGCCTATTTCTGTCACGAATACAGCTATGCCGCCGCCGCATTGATGAACCCCAGCGCGGTGCCACATCACGACCAGTCGGGCATGCCGAAGGGGTCGCTGCGCATCCTGATGTCGCTGCGCGCGGTGGGTGAGGGGCATATCTCTTCGGTCGCATTCCGCGAGGGCATCATCACCGACCACAACGAACTGACGCTGTCGCCCGAGCCGCCCTTTGCCACCGCCGCCGACGCGCTGGGCGACGAGCTGGAGGCACCGGAGGGCGCGGTGAAAGTCTATCGGCACCGCGATTCGACGCTGTCGGGGACGTTGCTGTTCCCGATCACCAAGGCGCAGTCCAACGGGCTGGAGGACATGCGGCTGGTCCATTTCACGCATGACGACGGCAGCAGCGAGTGGATTGGTACCTATACCGCCTATAACGGGTCGGTGATCCAGTCGGAGATGCTTCGCACGCTCGACTGGCGCGAGTTCGATCTGGTGCCGATGACTGGCAGCGCCGCGCGCAACAAGGGGATGGGGCTGTTCCCGCGCAAAGTGAACGGCAAATATATGATGATCGGTCGACAGGACGGGGAGAATATCTTCCTGATCGAGTCCGATACGATGACGCATTGGGATGAGGGGGTGAAACTCATCACGCCGAAATTCCCGTGGGAGCTGGTGCAGATGGGCAATTGCGGCCCGCCCATCGAGCTGGACGAAGGCTGGTTGATGCTGACCCACGGCGTCGGCGCAATGCGCAAATATTCGATCGGCGCGGTGCTGCTCGATAAGGACGATCCGTCAAAGGTGATCGGCCGCACCAGCGAGCCGATCCTGGCGGCGGCGAGCGAGGACCGCGAGGGCTATGTCCCCAATGTCGTCTATTCGTGCGGCGCGCTGCGGCATGGCGACCGGGTGTTTATCCCGTTCGGCGTGGCGGACAGCTCGGTGGCGTTTGCGTTTGTTTCGATCAAGTCTCTGTTGTCGGTGATGTAG
- a CDS encoding glycosyltransferase family 4 protein has translation MAQRADLPVGNDPAVSHIALIGNFLPRKCGIATYTTDTYNALKARYPDMQVDVWAMDDHPGLYAYPPEVTGAIPQHDRSAYLETARAIQASGAQAVWVQHEYGIYGGAAGEHLIALLDRITIPVIATLHTVLEKPSADERRVMEALLRRASRVIVMAEKGREILRRVHGVDDRKVTMIPHGVPDRAFADPAAFKARFGWEHRQVIFTFGLLAPSKGIETMIAAMPAVAAKHPDALYVVLGSTHPNLVAHEGEAYRDRLHALAVELGVDRNIAFRDDFVDQNELLDYLQAADIYATPYPNPAQITSGTLSNAVGVGKPVVSTPYVHATEILADDHGVLVGFGDSAAFATAINDLLDSDERRNALARRAYARGRTMIWPRLAEAAVAQIAATMNARPHRIPLVGTPKFEALKPDFRGVERMSDATGMLQHSIYAVPDRRHGYCIDDNARALILMSRIDPLSANERDKWTSIYAAFVQFAWNPDTRRFRNFMAFDRNWCEDTGSEDSNGRALWALGVTASEGRDQKYRDWARVLFDETAPIAHEFGSPRACAFAMLGAAAMLDAHPGHPLSIRILERFGDELMGLLEESRRPQWEWFEIVLAYDNARLPEALIRAGAALKRADFMACGLSTLEWIAGQQTGPDGGFRAIGTESFGRPYAAPLPFDQQPLEAQATVDACVAAFDATGEARWASEAVRAYRWYLGQNDLGLPLASVQDGGCFDGLHPGGLNRNQGAESILALQLANCAISALSKRAAIVAGAEQAVA, from the coding sequence ATGGCGCAGCGCGCAGACCTGCCGGTAGGGAATGATCCTGCTGTGAGCCACATCGCGCTGATCGGCAATTTCCTTCCGCGTAAATGCGGCATCGCCACCTATACCACTGATACCTACAATGCGCTCAAGGCGCGTTATCCCGACATGCAGGTCGATGTCTGGGCGATGGACGACCATCCCGGCCTTTACGCCTATCCGCCCGAAGTGACGGGGGCGATCCCGCAGCACGACCGTTCCGCCTATCTGGAAACGGCGCGCGCGATTCAGGCATCCGGCGCGCAGGCGGTATGGGTTCAGCATGAATATGGCATCTATGGCGGCGCAGCCGGCGAGCATCTGATCGCGCTGCTCGATCGCATCACAATTCCCGTCATCGCCACGCTGCACACGGTGCTGGAAAAGCCGAGTGCCGACGAACGCCGCGTCATGGAGGCATTGCTGCGCCGCGCCTCGCGCGTGATCGTGATGGCTGAAAAGGGCCGCGAAATTCTGCGCCGCGTGCATGGCGTCGATGACCGTAAGGTTACCATGATCCCGCATGGCGTCCCCGACCGCGCCTTTGCCGACCCCGCCGCGTTCAAGGCGCGCTTTGGCTGGGAGCATCGGCAGGTCATCTTCACGTTTGGCCTGCTTGCCCCGAGCAAGGGGATCGAGACGATGATTGCAGCAATGCCTGCGGTGGCGGCGAAGCACCCCGATGCGCTCTATGTCGTGTTGGGTTCGACTCATCCCAATCTGGTGGCACATGAGGGCGAAGCGTATCGGGATCGGCTGCACGCGCTCGCTGTCGAACTGGGTGTCGACCGGAATATCGCGTTCCGCGACGATTTCGTCGATCAGAACGAGTTGCTGGATTACCTCCAGGCGGCGGATATCTACGCCACGCCCTATCCCAATCCGGCGCAGATCACCTCCGGCACGCTTTCCAACGCCGTCGGCGTGGGCAAGCCCGTCGTCTCCACCCCCTATGTCCATGCCACCGAAATCCTCGCAGACGATCACGGGGTCTTGGTCGGCTTTGGCGACAGCGCGGCATTTGCGACGGCGATCAATGACCTGCTCGACAGCGATGAGCGGCGCAACGCGCTGGCACGACGCGCCTATGCGCGTGGGCGGACGATGATCTGGCCACGACTGGCGGAAGCGGCGGTTGCGCAGATCGCCGCCACGATGAACGCGCGGCCGCACCGCATCCCTTTGGTCGGAACGCCTAAATTCGAGGCCCTGAAGCCCGATTTTCGCGGCGTTGAGCGGATGAGCGATGCGACCGGCATGCTTCAGCATTCGATCTATGCCGTGCCGGATCGTCGCCATGGTTATTGCATCGACGACAATGCTCGCGCGCTGATCCTGATGAGCCGGATCGATCCGCTGTCGGCGAACGAGCGCGACAAGTGGACGAGCATTTATGCCGCATTCGTGCAGTTTGCGTGGAATCCGGACACCCGCCGTTTCCGCAATTTCATGGCGTTCGACCGCAACTGGTGCGAGGATACCGGGTCCGAGGATTCCAACGGTCGTGCGCTATGGGCGCTGGGCGTCACCGCATCGGAAGGGCGCGATCAGAAATACCGCGACTGGGCGCGGGTGTTGTTCGACGAGACCGCGCCGATCGCGCACGAATTCGGCAGTCCGCGTGCGTGCGCATTCGCAATGCTGGGTGCGGCCGCCATGCTGGACGCGCATCCCGGTCATCCATTGTCGATCCGGATTCTAGAGCGCTTCGGCGACGAGTTGATGGGGTTGCTCGAGGAATCGCGGCGGCCGCAATGGGAATGGTTCGAGATCGTCCTCGCCTATGACAATGCCCGTCTGCCCGAAGCGCTTATCCGCGCCGGGGCGGCGTTGAAGCGGGCGGATTTCATGGCATGCGGGCTGAGCACGCTGGAGTGGATCGCCGGACAACAGACCGGGCCGGATGGCGGGTTTCGCGCGATCGGGACCGAGAGCTTCGGGCGGCCCTACGCCGCTCCGCTGCCTTTCGATCAGCAGCCATTGGAGGCGCAGGCGACCGTCGATGCCTGTGTCGCGGCATTCGATGCGACCGGCGAAGCGCGCTGGGCGAGCGAGGCAGTGCGGGCCTATCGCTGGTATCTGGGCCAGAATGATCTGGGACTCCCGCTGGCCAGCGTGCAGGATGGCGGCTGTTTCGACGGGTTGCATCCTGGAGGGCTGAACCGAAATCAGGGTGCGGAGTCGATTCTGGCACTGCAATTGGCGAATTGCGCGATTTCCGCCCTTTCAAAGCGGGCGGCAATCGTGGCAGGAGCAGAGCAAGCCGTCGCATAA
- the queF gene encoding preQ(1) synthase, translating to MTPTHLGQHSALPATPDEAVLDYVPNPRTGTDYLVRFAVPEFTSLCPITAAPDFAHLVIDYVPDATIVESKSLKLFLGSFRNHGAFHEDCTVGIGARLFAEMKPKWLRIGGYWYPRGGIPIDIFWQSGEPPVGVWIPAQDVPGYRGRG from the coding sequence ATGACCCCGACCCATCTTGGCCAGCACAGCGCCCTGCCCGCAACGCCCGACGAAGCGGTGCTCGATTATGTTCCCAATCCGCGCACCGGGACCGACTATCTGGTGCGCTTTGCCGTGCCGGAGTTCACCTCGCTGTGCCCGATCACCGCCGCGCCCGATTTCGCGCATCTGGTGATCGACTATGTGCCGGATGCGACCATCGTCGAATCCAAATCGCTGAAGCTGTTCCTGGGCAGTTTCCGCAACCACGGCGCGTTTCATGAAGATTGCACGGTCGGTATCGGCGCGCGGCTGTTCGCGGAAATGAAGCCCAAATGGCTGCGGATCGGCGGATACTGGTATCCGCGTGGCGGCATCCCGATCGACATATTCTGGCAGTCTGGCGAGCCGCCGGTCGGCGTCTGGATTCCGGCGCAGGACGTACCGGGATATCGCGGGCGCGGCTGA